In one window of Meiothermus sp. DNA:
- a CDS encoding penicillin acylase family protein, which produces MLWLRFLGRLLLVLVGLVLLLGVGGWFWLRGATLPQHAGRLALKGLSAPVEMNRTAEGVLHIKAQTDADAFFALGVAHAQDRLWQMEFQRRVGAGRLSEVVGKATLTQDRFLRTWGFYRAAEQAYVGLSPYARSAVDAYVAGINAYLSTNPPLPLEFRLLGFRPEPWKPADVLVWAKMMSYDLSGNWRSELQRLQWAAKGMTPERMSRLKPPYPTDAPTVLQAEDLQLPPPTRPDGESARSLLTLAARLPQALHLPGEQMARASNNWVIGPSRTVSGKPLLANDPHLGLGAPSVWYLVHMEAPTYKAIGTSFPGLPAVVIGRNERIGWGVTTVGADVQDLYIMEEVAGGYRYKGQVEPWRTRTEVIKVKGEPDVTLQVRESRYGPVINDVVNNPGARPLSLRWTSLDDTDRTMEAFLGIARAQNWEQFKAALALYNAPSQNFVYADVDGNIGYMAPARFPIRKPGHSGLMPVPGDGNWDWQGYLPQDQWPQVYNPKEGFIVTANNKVTAPGYPHTISLEWEEPYRAQRIRELILAKDKLSADDMVSMQQDITSLLYREFKPVLEVINPLSENARQWKARLLAWDGVMRAEQVEPTVFQVWYTELSRLPSKEVGQEFWEQPRYLLAAMRQGDPACQTADTQTCLDYAALALDKALDRFGNNPPRWGEVHRATFPHAILTNVSPLNRLSDRAVPHGGDRYTLNRASYDPANFRMTVGSSYRHILDFADLERSLFIIPMGQSGGLLSPAYDSLLKKWASGQYLPMRMRETGFRTGQTLEPQP; this is translated from the coding sequence ATGCTTTGGTTACGTTTTCTGGGACGTTTGTTGCTGGTACTGGTAGGTCTGGTGCTGCTCTTGGGCGTGGGCGGTTGGTTCTGGCTGCGGGGGGCTACCCTCCCGCAGCATGCGGGGAGGCTGGCCCTCAAAGGGCTTTCTGCGCCCGTCGAGATGAACCGCACTGCTGAGGGGGTACTGCACATCAAAGCCCAGACCGATGCCGATGCTTTTTTTGCGCTGGGGGTGGCCCATGCCCAGGATCGGCTGTGGCAGATGGAGTTCCAGCGCCGGGTGGGGGCCGGGCGTCTTTCAGAGGTGGTGGGAAAAGCGACCCTAACGCAAGACCGCTTTTTACGTACCTGGGGCTTCTACCGTGCAGCCGAACAGGCCTACGTGGGGTTGTCCCCCTACGCCCGATCGGCCGTGGATGCCTATGTGGCCGGCATCAATGCCTACCTTTCCACCAACCCGCCTCTGCCGCTCGAGTTCCGCCTGCTGGGCTTCCGGCCCGAGCCCTGGAAACCCGCCGACGTGCTGGTCTGGGCCAAGATGATGTCCTACGACCTTTCGGGTAACTGGCGGAGCGAGCTCCAGCGCCTGCAATGGGCCGCCAAGGGCATGACCCCCGAGCGCATGAGCCGCCTCAAACCGCCCTATCCAACCGATGCCCCTACGGTGCTACAGGCCGAGGACCTGCAACTACCCCCACCGACCAGGCCCGATGGCGAGTCGGCCCGCTCCTTGCTCACCCTGGCCGCCCGGCTGCCCCAGGCCCTGCATCTGCCGGGTGAGCAGATGGCCCGGGCCTCCAACAACTGGGTGATTGGCCCTTCTCGTACCGTGAGTGGCAAACCCTTGCTGGCCAACGACCCGCACCTGGGGTTGGGTGCGCCCTCGGTGTGGTATCTGGTGCATATGGAAGCCCCCACCTACAAGGCCATCGGCACCAGCTTTCCGGGCCTTCCGGCGGTGGTGATTGGCCGCAACGAGCGTATCGGCTGGGGTGTTACCACCGTGGGCGCCGATGTGCAGGATCTTTACATTATGGAAGAGGTAGCGGGGGGCTACCGCTACAAGGGACAGGTGGAGCCCTGGCGTACCCGCACCGAGGTAATCAAAGTCAAGGGTGAGCCCGACGTGACCCTACAGGTGCGGGAAAGCCGCTATGGGCCGGTCATCAACGATGTGGTGAATAACCCGGGTGCAAGGCCGCTGTCGCTACGCTGGACCAGCCTGGATGACACCGACCGCACCATGGAAGCCTTTTTGGGTATTGCCCGGGCACAAAACTGGGAACAGTTCAAAGCTGCGCTGGCTTTGTACAACGCCCCGAGCCAGAACTTTGTCTACGCAGATGTAGACGGCAACATCGGCTATATGGCCCCAGCCCGCTTTCCCATCCGCAAGCCCGGTCATTCGGGCCTCATGCCCGTACCGGGGGATGGCAACTGGGACTGGCAGGGCTACCTGCCGCAAGACCAGTGGCCCCAGGTCTATAATCCCAAAGAAGGTTTTATCGTAACCGCGAACAACAAGGTAACCGCGCCAGGCTACCCCCACACCATCTCGCTCGAGTGGGAGGAGCCCTACCGCGCCCAGCGCATCCGGGAGCTTATTTTGGCCAAAGACAAGCTCTCCGCTGATGATATGGTTTCGATGCAGCAGGATATTACCAGCCTGCTCTACCGCGAGTTCAAGCCTGTTCTGGAAGTGATCAACCCGCTCTCGGAAAATGCCCGCCAGTGGAAGGCCCGTTTGCTGGCCTGGGATGGGGTGATGCGGGCCGAGCAAGTAGAGCCCACCGTCTTTCAGGTCTGGTACACCGAGCTTTCCCGCCTGCCCAGCAAAGAGGTGGGGCAGGAGTTCTGGGAACAACCCAGGTATTTGCTGGCCGCCATGCGCCAGGGTGACCCTGCCTGTCAGACCGCCGATACCCAGACCTGCCTGGATTACGCCGCCCTTGCCCTGGATAAGGCCCTGGATCGCTTTGGCAACAACCCCCCGCGCTGGGGCGAGGTTCACCGGGCCACCTTTCCCCATGCCATTCTGACCAATGTGTCGCCGCTCAACCGCTTGTCCGACCGGGCCGTGCCCCACGGCGGCGACCGCTACACCTTGAACCGGGCTTCCTACGACCCCGCCAACTTCCGTATGACCGTGGGGAGCAGCTACCGCCACATCCTGGACTTTGCCGACCTCGAGCGCTCCCTTTTTATCATCCCGATGGGCCAGTCGGGGGGGTTGCTCTCGCCGGCCTACGATAGCCTCTTGAAAAAGTGGGCCTCAGGGCAGTACCTGCCCATGCGAATGAGGGAGACCGGCTTCAGAACAGGCCAGACCCTCGAGCCCCAGCCATAG
- a CDS encoding GntR family transcriptional regulator, whose translation MWNLDLESGPIYAQIVRGVERMLASGQMKPGDKLPSARELAASLKVNPNTVIHAYSQLEMARMTETRRGLGTFVREDVNVEGIRLRILQEAALRFLMEVQSLGLSLEDAQKALKKVSPNGQREE comes from the coding sequence TTGTGGAATTTAGACCTGGAAAGTGGGCCCATTTATGCACAGATCGTGCGGGGGGTGGAGCGGATGTTGGCTAGCGGTCAGATGAAACCCGGGGATAAGCTGCCTTCGGCGCGGGAGCTGGCGGCCTCTTTGAAGGTGAACCCCAACACGGTGATCCACGCCTACAGCCAGCTCGAGATGGCCCGGATGACCGAGACCCGGCGTGGCCTGGGAACGTTTGTGCGAGAGGACGTGAATGTGGAGGGTATCCGGCTGCGCATCTTGCAGGAGGCTGCTTTGCGCTTTTTGATGGAGGTGCAGAGCTTGGGGCTGAGCCTGGAAGATGCCCAGAAGGCCCTTAAAAAAGTGAGCCCCAACGGCCAGAGGGAGGAGTAA
- a CDS encoding ABC transporter ATP-binding protein: MLAKLSNVTKRFGKTDGVHDLSLELYPGQAVGLLGLNGSGKTTTLKLLAGMLFPTQGQVEVLGKTPRENRGQIAYLSDADNLYAWMTPRDAERLMAGLYPDFNPGRYRELLAFLEVPQQGYRSMSRGQRARLRLAMVLARDARLFLLDEPLSGIDVISRDRILKSLVREWREDACLVLSTHEVSEAEGIFERVLLLKEGRLAMDAKAEDLRVKGQSVKDAFIEVLA; the protein is encoded by the coding sequence ATGCTGGCGAAGCTCTCGAACGTGACAAAGCGCTTTGGCAAGACCGACGGGGTACATGACCTAAGCCTCGAGCTCTACCCAGGGCAGGCGGTTGGGCTGCTGGGACTGAACGGTTCGGGTAAGACCACTACCCTCAAGCTTCTGGCTGGGATGTTGTTTCCCACCCAGGGGCAGGTAGAAGTGTTGGGTAAAACCCCTCGCGAGAACCGTGGTCAGATTGCTTATTTGTCGGACGCTGACAACCTCTATGCCTGGATGACCCCCCGCGATGCCGAGCGCTTGATGGCGGGCCTGTATCCAGACTTCAACCCAGGCCGCTACCGCGAACTGCTGGCTTTTCTGGAAGTGCCCCAGCAGGGCTATCGCTCGATGTCGCGGGGGCAACGGGCGAGGTTGCGTTTGGCGATGGTATTGGCCCGCGATGCCAGGCTATTTTTGCTAGACGAGCCGCTCTCGGGCATAGACGTAATTTCACGTGACCGCATCCTCAAGAGCCTGGTGCGGGAGTGGCGCGAGGACGCCTGCTTGGTGCTCTCGACTCACGAGGTCAGCGAAGCCGAGGGAATTTTTGAACGGGTGCTGCTCTTGAAAGAAGGCAGGCTAGCGATGGATGCTAAGGCCGAAGATTTGCGGGTCAAGGGGCAAAGTGTGAAAGATGCCTTTATCGAGGTGTTGGCTTGA
- a CDS encoding YIP1 family protein, with protein sequence MLDVLLQPTNFFRALSERKPNLVAPFFIIVASTVAASLGQVLLVRLLPSFLPGGLPVQLVFALLGGVVFGMLLWGIGGLIIRLLAGPDSRAWEVYGWASVPALLVGLVLVPLGALFPITGDLPPLPPATDPEALRAWQREYQQVVGAASGTRVLQGLGIVGSLWSLWIIWSGLRVLAPSRALLATLGVAVVSLAFTLWGILGSR encoded by the coding sequence ATGCTCGATGTGCTGCTACAGCCCACTAACTTTTTCCGTGCGCTCTCGGAGCGCAAACCCAACCTGGTGGCTCCATTTTTTATCATCGTGGCCAGTACAGTCGCGGCCTCGCTGGGGCAGGTGTTGCTGGTTCGACTCTTGCCCAGTTTTCTGCCGGGGGGATTACCCGTGCAACTGGTGTTTGCGCTTTTGGGTGGGGTGGTATTTGGCATGCTGCTGTGGGGGATAGGGGGGCTGATTATTCGCCTGCTGGCCGGGCCGGATAGCCGGGCCTGGGAGGTCTATGGTTGGGCCTCGGTACCGGCTTTGCTGGTGGGGCTGGTACTGGTTCCCCTGGGGGCTTTGTTTCCCATCACCGGCGATCTGCCCCCCCTGCCGCCGGCCACCGACCCCGAGGCTCTGCGGGCCTGGCAGCGCGAGTACCAGCAGGTCGTCGGGGCGGCCAGTGGAACCCGCGTGCTGCAAGGGCTGGGGATAGTGGGCTCCCTCTGGTCGCTCTGGATTATCTGGTCGGGCCTCAGGGTGCTGGCGCCCAGCCGGGCCCTGCTGGCCACTTTGGGCGTGGCGGTGGTTTCGCTGGCCTTTACACTTTGGGGCATTCTGGGTTCGCGTTAG
- a CDS encoding efflux RND transporter periplasmic adaptor subunit → MKRWIWIGLVALSLGLTLFGLLRPRAEQGLAVTVVQAERGEFVREVRATGVVEARVYTLTFSRPGRVAEVRVQEGQTVEAGQVLAVLETAGEQAQLRSIREALLALQSRAQAAEADYQSNRTRLQNQLLEVRRNLRISEELLRVGGVARSEVERLERQVADLEAQLASLGQARTSTQRDLQAQLQARQTELANLERNLAQSTLRTPVAGTVAAVGYLAGVETTAPSGGTGLSAASIRLVEAGSLRVQARLSEADVPWVRPGQPVRLELDAAPGQPLVGKVDRLGVQAEVAGTGGSAVLPVFIRFLDEKAESLARPGLTATARITTLRLPSALKVPLETLVEGGGQTYLWVVDSATRTVRKQAVTVLARNLTQAAIEGIPDQSILISLPPEALKEGARVSYRLSSPEARP, encoded by the coding sequence ATGAAACGCTGGATTTGGATCGGGCTGGTGGCCCTCTCGCTGGGCCTGACCCTTTTTGGGCTGCTGCGCCCCAGGGCCGAGCAGGGCCTGGCGGTCACGGTGGTGCAAGCCGAACGGGGTGAGTTTGTACGGGAAGTGCGGGCGACCGGCGTGGTGGAGGCGCGGGTTTACACCCTCACCTTTTCTCGGCCGGGGCGGGTGGCCGAGGTGCGGGTCCAGGAGGGGCAAACCGTGGAGGCGGGGCAGGTGCTGGCCGTGCTCGAGACCGCGGGCGAACAGGCCCAACTGCGCTCGATACGAGAGGCGCTTTTGGCCTTGCAGTCCCGCGCCCAGGCCGCCGAGGCCGACTACCAGAGCAACCGCACCCGCCTGCAAAACCAGCTGCTCGAGGTCAGGCGTAACCTGCGCATCTCCGAGGAGCTCCTGCGGGTGGGTGGGGTGGCCCGCAGCGAGGTGGAGCGCCTGGAGCGCCAGGTGGCCGACCTCGAGGCCCAGCTCGCCAGCCTGGGCCAGGCCCGCACCAGTACCCAGCGCGACCTGCAGGCCCAGCTTCAGGCCCGCCAGACCGAGCTGGCCAACCTCGAGCGCAATCTTGCCCAATCAACCTTGCGCACACCCGTGGCCGGTACGGTGGCTGCGGTGGGCTATCTGGCGGGGGTCGAGACCACTGCGCCCAGCGGTGGAACCGGCCTGAGCGCCGCCTCGATCCGGTTGGTGGAAGCCGGAAGTCTGCGGGTACAGGCCCGCCTGTCCGAGGCCGATGTCCCCTGGGTGCGACCTGGCCAACCGGTGCGCCTCGAACTCGACGCCGCGCCCGGCCAGCCCCTGGTGGGCAAGGTGGATCGCCTGGGGGTGCAGGCCGAGGTGGCCGGAACCGGGGGGAGTGCGGTGCTGCCGGTGTTTATTCGTTTTCTCGACGAGAAGGCCGAATCGCTGGCCCGGCCTGGCCTGACCGCTACGGCCCGCATCACCACCCTGCGCCTGCCCAGTGCGCTCAAGGTGCCCCTGGAAACCCTGGTGGAAGGGGGGGGCCAAACCTACCTGTGGGTGGTGGATTCGGCCACCCGCACGGTGCGCAAGCAAGCGGTTACGGTACTCGCCCGTAACCTCACCCAGGCCGCCATAGAAGGTATTCCCGACCAAAGCATCCTGATCTCGCTACCCCCCGAAGCCCTCAAGGAGGGGGCCCGGGTTAGCTACCGCTTGAGTAGCCCGGAGGCTCGTCCATGA
- a CDS encoding ABC transporter ATP-binding protein, whose amino-acid sequence MTPVVQMQGVTKVYRSGSSTRTVEVHALSGVDLVIYPGEYVALMGPSGSGKSTLMHIIGLLDSPTEGQYSLGGEPVRGLGEAQLARIRNQRVGFVFQAFFLLPRLTALHNVALPLVYRGLPAAERLKRARKALESVGLGDRLDHLPSELSGGQKQRVAIARALVQEPDLLLADEPTGNLDSKSSDEIMELFDALHRQGKTIVMVTHEPDVGARAERIVRLRDGKVADGGMA is encoded by the coding sequence ATGACCCCAGTGGTGCAGATGCAGGGCGTGACCAAGGTCTACCGCTCGGGCTCGAGCACCCGCACGGTGGAGGTGCATGCGCTCTCGGGTGTAGACCTGGTCATTTATCCAGGTGAATATGTGGCCCTGATGGGCCCTTCGGGCTCGGGTAAGTCCACCCTGATGCACATCATCGGCCTGCTCGATTCGCCCACCGAGGGCCAGTACAGCCTGGGGGGCGAGCCCGTTCGGGGTCTGGGCGAAGCGCAGCTAGCCCGCATCCGCAACCAGCGGGTGGGGTTTGTGTTTCAGGCGTTTTTCTTGTTGCCACGCCTGACCGCCCTGCACAACGTGGCCCTGCCCCTGGTCTACCGGGGGCTGCCTGCTGCCGAACGGCTCAAACGAGCCAGGAAGGCCCTGGAGTCGGTGGGTTTGGGCGACCGCCTCGACCACCTGCCCTCCGAGCTTTCGGGCGGGCAAAAACAGCGGGTGGCCATTGCCCGGGCCCTGGTGCAGGAACCCGACTTACTCCTGGCCGATGAACCGACCGGCAACCTCGACTCCAAATCCTCCGATGAAATTATGGAGCTGTTCGACGCCCTGCACCGCCAGGGCAAGACCATCGTGATGGTCACCCACGAACCCGATGTGGGGGCCCGGGCCGAGCGCATCGTGCGCCTGCGCGATGGCAAGGTGGCCGATGGGGGGATGGCATGA
- a CDS encoding ABC transporter permease, with amino-acid sequence MNPAQRATSAANTAPMGMNPLENFRMAFESLWGNKLRSFLALLGIVIGVFAVTAMISLGQMATAGITQDLEAVAGRSIFVQPNFNEGQDFSSAPIREEDLQALQALPVTVIPQLFTSIQYESKPGERRSMQLQGTPGDLPKLDPTNKIARGRYFTDLEARGGLAVAVLSDRAAKDLFPGREAVGQVARLYYPGGARIDLTVVGVLEPPSGIFGGLGSSATVYTPIQLIWNTSPTARRGEYAFVILPLKKGADAQQVTRQVQRIFESRYGKGKYQVQSTESFQGTLRSVTLILQALLGAIAGLSLLVGGIGIMNIMLVSVTERTREIGLRKALGATSGQIRQQFLIEAVVLTLVGGLLGVVLAAGLLLLITATVPFFKVYILSPTTVVLALAVSALVGLFFGVWPAARAAALDPIEALRYE; translated from the coding sequence ATGAACCCGGCTCAACGGGCTACGTCTGCGGCGAACACAGCCCCAATGGGCATGAACCCGCTGGAGAACTTCCGCATGGCCTTCGAGTCGCTGTGGGGCAACAAGCTCCGCAGCTTCCTGGCCTTGCTGGGCATCGTGATCGGGGTGTTTGCGGTCACGGCCATGATCTCGCTGGGCCAGATGGCCACCGCAGGCATTACCCAGGACCTGGAAGCGGTGGCGGGTCGCTCGATCTTTGTGCAGCCCAACTTCAACGAGGGCCAGGACTTTAGCTCTGCTCCCATCCGTGAGGAAGACCTACAGGCCCTGCAGGCGCTGCCCGTCACGGTGATCCCTCAACTCTTTACCAGCATTCAGTACGAAAGCAAGCCCGGAGAGCGACGCTCCATGCAACTGCAAGGCACCCCGGGGGATTTACCCAAACTCGATCCCACCAACAAAATCGCCAGGGGGCGCTATTTTACCGACCTCGAGGCCCGGGGTGGTCTGGCGGTGGCGGTACTCTCCGACCGGGCCGCCAAAGATCTTTTTCCAGGCCGTGAAGCGGTGGGTCAGGTGGCCCGCCTGTACTACCCCGGCGGGGCCCGCATCGACCTCACGGTGGTAGGGGTTTTGGAGCCTCCCAGTGGTATTTTTGGGGGGCTTGGCTCGAGCGCAACCGTCTATACCCCCATCCAGCTTATCTGGAATACCTCTCCTACCGCACGGCGGGGCGAGTATGCGTTTGTTATTCTGCCCCTCAAGAAAGGAGCCGACGCCCAGCAGGTCACGCGGCAGGTGCAGCGCATCTTTGAGAGCCGCTACGGCAAAGGCAAGTACCAGGTGCAGTCCACCGAAAGCTTCCAGGGCACCCTGCGTTCAGTCACCCTCATCTTGCAAGCGCTGCTGGGAGCCATTGCAGGCTTATCGCTCCTGGTAGGGGGTATTGGCATCATGAACATCATGCTGGTTTCGGTGACCGAGCGCACCCGTGAAATTGGCCTGCGGAAAGCCCTGGGGGCCACCTCGGGACAGATCCGCCAGCAGTTCTTGATTGAGGCGGTGGTACTGACGCTCGTGGGGGGTCTGCTGGGAGTAGTTCTGGCCGCAGGGCTGCTCTTGCTCATAACCGCCACGGTGCCTTTCTTCAAGGTGTACATTCTGAGCCCCACCACGGTTGTTCTGGCTCTGGCAGTGAGCGCCCTGGTGGGCTTGTTTTTTGGGGTATGGCCTGCTGCGCGGGCGGCTGCACTTGACCCGATTGAGGCCCTCCGGTACGAATAA
- a CDS encoding pectin acetylesterase-family hydrolase, whose protein sequence is MQRWFVVLVAYFGFALAQGSVQAPAGWQEIRPGGAAVCSDGSPWRFYVAPGATDKVIVNFQGGGACWDAATCNPQSRLYTTRLQIQDLQAGQGVFNRNNPENPFRDWTHVFVPYCTADLHWGNNLARYGDLSIQHKGAVNARQAVLWVFNNIPNPQNVMVTGCSAGGYGSIMWAPYFMRRYPNANVVQLGDAALGVAPASFFPVASAAWGIQGALPGWIGGLEPARLGSNDLYQVFARAYPSRSFAQYSTLLDEVQIFFYSLILGQPRPTPEIAQQWVRGALSNLAAIKQSAPNFYSYLAPGSQHCIIGRPEFYSTKVGDVSFADWVRKLVSDGKPGDVAPPR, encoded by the coding sequence ATGCAGCGTTGGTTCGTGGTGCTTGTCGCGTATTTTGGGTTTGCGTTGGCGCAGGGTTCGGTTCAGGCTCCTGCAGGCTGGCAGGAGATTCGTCCTGGGGGTGCGGCGGTCTGCTCGGACGGCTCACCCTGGCGTTTTTATGTGGCGCCTGGGGCTACCGATAAGGTGATTGTAAATTTCCAAGGAGGCGGGGCTTGCTGGGACGCCGCGACATGTAACCCCCAGTCGCGCCTGTACACCACCCGGCTGCAAATCCAGGACTTGCAAGCAGGGCAGGGGGTCTTCAATCGCAACAACCCCGAAAACCCCTTCCGCGACTGGACCCACGTGTTTGTACCCTACTGCACCGCCGACCTACACTGGGGCAACAATCTCGCCCGCTATGGCGACCTGAGCATTCAGCACAAAGGGGCGGTGAATGCCCGGCAGGCTGTGCTGTGGGTTTTTAACAACATTCCCAACCCCCAGAACGTGATGGTTACGGGCTGTAGCGCAGGGGGATATGGCTCCATTATGTGGGCGCCCTACTTCATGCGCCGCTATCCCAACGCCAACGTGGTGCAGTTGGGGGATGCAGCGCTGGGGGTGGCCCCCGCGTCCTTTTTCCCGGTGGCCTCGGCAGCCTGGGGCATCCAGGGGGCCCTGCCGGGCTGGATAGGGGGCCTCGAGCCCGCCCGGCTTGGCTCCAACGACCTGTACCAGGTCTTTGCCAGGGCCTACCCCAGCCGCAGTTTTGCCCAGTACAGCACCCTGCTGGACGAGGTTCAGATTTTCTTCTATAGCCTGATCCTGGGCCAGCCGCGTCCCACGCCAGAAATTGCCCAGCAGTGGGTTCGGGGTGCCCTTTCGAACCTCGCGGCCATCAAGCAGTCGGCCCCCAACTTCTATAGCTACCTGGCCCCCGGCAGCCAGCACTGCATCATCGGGCGGCCCGAGTTCTACAGCACCAAGGTGGGTGATGTAAGTTTTGCCGACTGGGTGCGCAAGCTGGTCTCGGACGGGAAGCCCGGGGATGTGGCCCCGCCCAGGTAA
- the galE gene encoding UDP-glucose 4-epimerase GalE — protein MKVLITGGAGYIGSTVANALEDTGHVPVLLDSLVTGPRAFTEGKIFYQGDIADKALLERIFLEHPDIHSTIHCAARIVVPESVQEPYLYYRENVCKSLELFKNLGELGYPRVVFSSSASIYDAVPGFKVTETSPLKPSSPYARTKYMMEMVLEDLAKATPLRGIALRYFNPIGADPKLRTGIHVREPSHVLGKMVDVALGKLPEFTITGVDWPTRDGSGIRDYIHVWDLAMAHVKAVEQFDTVIQKTKSPYVVINLGTGNGVTVKELVAAFERVYGKPIPKREAPPRPGDVAGAYANADRALELLGWRAEHSIDEGIASALAWGQKRKAILGYA, from the coding sequence ATGAAGGTTCTAATTACAGGCGGAGCAGGGTACATCGGCAGCACCGTCGCCAACGCGCTAGAGGACACCGGCCATGTGCCAGTGCTGCTGGACTCGCTGGTAACGGGCCCCCGGGCCTTTACCGAGGGCAAAATTTTCTACCAGGGCGACATCGCCGACAAAGCCTTACTGGAGCGGATCTTTCTGGAGCACCCCGATATTCACAGCACCATCCACTGCGCTGCGCGCATTGTGGTGCCGGAGTCGGTGCAGGAGCCTTACCTCTATTACCGCGAGAACGTCTGCAAAAGCCTCGAGCTATTCAAAAACCTGGGGGAACTCGGCTACCCCCGGGTGGTGTTCAGCTCCTCGGCCTCCATCTACGACGCCGTGCCGGGGTTCAAGGTGACCGAGACCTCGCCGCTCAAACCCAGCTCACCCTACGCCCGCACCAAGTACATGATGGAGATGGTGCTGGAAGACCTGGCGAAAGCCACCCCCCTGCGCGGCATTGCCCTTCGATACTTCAACCCCATCGGGGCCGACCCCAAACTGCGCACCGGCATCCATGTGCGCGAACCCAGCCACGTACTGGGCAAGATGGTAGACGTGGCCCTGGGCAAGCTGCCCGAGTTCACCATTACCGGCGTGGATTGGCCCACCCGCGACGGCTCGGGCATTCGTGACTATATCCACGTGTGGGATCTAGCCATGGCCCACGTGAAGGCGGTAGAGCAGTTCGACACGGTCATACAAAAAACCAAAAGCCCCTATGTGGTGATAAACCTGGGCACCGGCAACGGGGTCACGGTGAAGGAGCTGGTCGCAGCCTTCGAGCGTGTGTACGGAAAGCCAATCCCCAAGCGCGAAGCCCCACCCCGCCCAGGAGATGTAGCCGGAGCCTACGCCAACGCCGACCGGGCTTTGGAGCTTTTGGGCTGGAGGGCCGAGCACTCGATTGACGAAGGCATTGCCAGCGCCCTGGCCTGGGGGCAGAAGCGCAAGGCAATTCTGGGGTACGCCTGA
- a CDS encoding CaiB/BaiF CoA-transferase family protein: protein MGALDGLKVLDLSRILAGPYCTQMLADLGAEVWKIEPPRGDDTRSWGPPFIRGWGLGVSNSLEKGKFSLETASPRWEVAPEGESAYFLSCNRGKKSLVVNLKDPRGQQIVQALARQADVLVENYKTGDLARYGLDYASLSRLNPGLIYLSITGYGQTGPRAQEPGYDVAVQGLCGIMSVTGEPEGPPMRVPVAWIDLMTGMNGAIAVLGALQERTRSGLGQHIDLALFDVGLAAMVNLAQSYLVTQQLPERLGNAHPQIVPYGAFAASDGWFMLTVGNDEQYRRVCEAAEHPELWEDVRFQTNAGRVTHRAELLPRLEAILRTRSRREWLRRFSQAGVPVTPINNLAEAFAEPQAQARGMRLEVAHPTLGAIPLVGSPLAHLSRTPAQVQAHPPLLGEHTRAVLTEVLGYTPEQVQNLVDAGVVKV, encoded by the coding sequence ATGGGTGCACTGGACGGTCTCAAAGTGCTCGACCTTTCCCGTATTCTGGCGGGCCCTTACTGTACCCAGATGCTGGCTGACCTGGGCGCAGAGGTTTGGAAAATCGAGCCCCCCAGGGGCGACGACACCCGCAGTTGGGGCCCCCCCTTTATCAGGGGATGGGGGTTAGGGGTTAGCAATTCGCTGGAGAAAGGTAAATTCTCCTTAGAAACTGCCTCGCCGAGATGGGAGGTTGCACCCGAGGGCGAAAGCGCTTACTTCCTCTCCTGCAACCGGGGCAAGAAGAGCTTGGTGGTGAATCTCAAAGACCCCCGGGGCCAGCAGATTGTGCAGGCGCTGGCCAGGCAGGCCGATGTGCTGGTGGAGAACTACAAAACCGGCGACCTGGCCCGCTATGGCCTGGACTATGCCAGCCTCTCCCGGCTGAACCCAGGGCTTATATACCTCTCCATCACCGGCTACGGCCAGACCGGCCCCCGCGCACAGGAACCCGGCTACGACGTGGCGGTGCAGGGGCTTTGCGGCATCATGTCGGTGACGGGGGAACCGGAAGGCCCGCCCATGCGGGTTCCGGTGGCCTGGATAGACCTGATGACCGGGATGAACGGGGCCATTGCGGTGCTGGGGGCCCTCCAGGAGCGGACTCGAAGCGGGTTGGGTCAGCATATTGACCTAGCGCTTTTTGATGTGGGGTTGGCGGCCATGGTTAACCTGGCCCAGAGTTACCTGGTGACCCAGCAGTTACCCGAGCGGCTGGGCAACGCCCATCCCCAGATTGTCCCCTACGGCGCTTTTGCCGCCTCGGATGGCTGGTTCATGCTGACCGTGGGCAACGACGAGCAGTACCGGCGGGTCTGCGAGGCTGCCGAGCACCCAGAACTCTGGGAGGATGTGCGTTTTCAGACAAATGCAGGCCGGGTGACCCATCGCGCCGAGCTACTGCCCAGGCTCGAGGCTATTCTGCGCACCCGCTCCCGCCGGGAGTGGCTGCGGCGCTTCAGCCAGGCCGGCGTTCCGGTCACCCCCATCAACAACCTGGCCGAGGCCTTTGCCGAGCCCCAAGCCCAGGCCCGGGGTATGCGCCTGGAGGTTGCGCACCCGACCCTGGGCGCCATTCCCCTGGTGGGCTCCCCGCTGGCCCACCTGTCGCGCACCCCTGCTCAGGTTCAAGCCCACCCGCCGCTGTTGGGAGAGCATACGCGGGCCGTGCTCACGGAGGTGCTGGGCTACACGCCGGAGCAAGTCCAGAACCTGGTAGACGCCGGGGTGGTCAAGGTTTGA